The following proteins come from a genomic window of Brevibacillus antibioticus:
- a CDS encoding DUF1573 domain-containing protein: protein MDNRNIDDFQTQVSELLIRHRSVLDVMSKVQETASRINRSLTKAITECGCVEVVAKKQTYDSNKNLEDNKSHLDTHFTGPLCEHCRDVVTAELGKNLFYLTALCNITDIKLEDVLQKESNRLNTLGVFNLS from the coding sequence ATGGACAATCGAAACATAGACGACTTTCAAACGCAAGTATCCGAGCTTTTGATCAGACATCGTAGCGTACTGGACGTCATGTCCAAAGTTCAGGAAACGGCATCCCGCATTAACCGTTCACTGACAAAAGCTATCACCGAATGCGGCTGTGTCGAAGTGGTTGCCAAAAAACAGACGTACGATTCGAACAAGAACCTGGAGGACAACAAGTCCCATTTGGACACCCACTTTACCGGACCGCTGTGCGAGCATTGTCGCGATGTAGTTACTGCTGAGCTTGGCAAAAACCTCTTTTACCTCACTGCCTTGTGCAATATTACTGACATTAAGCTAGAAGATGTTCTTCAGAAAGAATCCAACCGATTGAATACTTTGGGTGTCTTCAACTTGTCTTAA
- a CDS encoding PIN/TRAM domain-containing protein: protein MLRRVGKFIFVLIGGGLGYRFGDELFSLLDPLLNFGVVAGSQYIGAVLGAILFFFLANWVVDYVLRIVRWGEETLVKMPVVDVMFGAMGLISGLIVAFLLFLPISKIPLPFVGDLLPLIVSGLLGYLGFQVGFRKRDEIMSVFSIGRKDKKKDSATTAVNLENKILDTSVIIDGRIADICRTGFLEGVLIIPGFVLEELQHIADSSDVLKRNRGRRGLDILNKIQKEMKVKVQIWEGDFEEVSEVDSKLIKLAKLISGKVVTNDFNLNKVCELQGVAVLNINDLANAVKPVVLPGEEMNVQVIKDGKEHGQGVAYLDDGTMIVVEGGREYIGNDVDVLVTSVLQTSAGRMIFAKPKLLERAL from the coding sequence ATGTTACGCCGAGTAGGAAAATTCATTTTTGTTTTGATTGGTGGCGGATTGGGATATCGCTTTGGTGACGAATTGTTCTCGTTGCTTGATCCACTGTTAAACTTTGGTGTAGTAGCCGGATCGCAATATATTGGAGCTGTACTGGGTGCCATCTTGTTTTTCTTTTTAGCGAATTGGGTTGTGGATTATGTTCTGCGCATCGTTCGATGGGGTGAAGAGACACTCGTCAAAATGCCGGTTGTCGATGTGATGTTCGGAGCGATGGGGTTGATTAGTGGTCTTATTGTTGCATTCTTATTATTCCTGCCCATCAGTAAAATTCCGCTTCCATTTGTAGGAGATCTTTTGCCGTTAATTGTTTCCGGGTTGCTCGGTTATTTGGGCTTCCAGGTAGGGTTTCGCAAGCGGGACGAGATTATGTCGGTATTTTCGATTGGACGTAAGGATAAGAAAAAGGATAGTGCAACAACTGCCGTTAACTTGGAAAATAAAATTCTCGATACCAGTGTCATCATTGACGGACGCATCGCAGATATTTGCCGTACCGGCTTTCTGGAAGGGGTACTGATCATTCCGGGATTTGTGCTAGAGGAATTGCAGCATATCGCCGATTCCTCCGATGTACTGAAGAGAAACCGCGGTCGTCGGGGTCTGGATATCTTGAACAAGATTCAAAAAGAAATGAAGGTAAAGGTTCAGATTTGGGAAGGCGATTTTGAAGAAGTATCCGAGGTGGACAGCAAGCTGATCAAGCTCGCTAAGCTCATTAGCGGAAAGGTCGTAACAAACGACTTTAACCTGAACAAGGTATGTGAGCTGCAAGGTGTTGCGGTATTGAACATCAATGATTTAGCGAATGCAGTTAAGCCCGTAGTTTTACCTGGAGAAGAGATGAACGTTCAAGTCATCAAGGATGGGAAGGAACACGGTCAGGGTGTCGCTTATCTGGACGATGGCACGATGATTGTTGTGGAGGGCGGACGAGAATACATCGGAAACGACGTCGATGTTCTCGTAACGAGTGTGCTACAAACTTCAGCAGGACGTATGATCTTCGCCAAACCAAAGCTGCTGGAACGAGCGTTATAG